In Candidatus Zixiibacteriota bacterium, one DNA window encodes the following:
- a CDS encoding cobalamin B12-binding domain-containing protein, which translates to MRKKYRILLAKPGLDGHDRGIKVVAAALRDAGFEVIYTGLRQTAEMIVEAAIQEDVDAIGMSILSGAHMTLFPAVLDLLKKRKCEHILVFGGGIIPDEDIAKLEKKGVGKLFTPGATTGEIIEYLNKALKEGRKEEAVF; encoded by the coding sequence ATGCGAAAAAAATATCGAATACTCTTAGCCAAACCTGGTCTGGATGGGCATGACCGGGGAATCAAAGTGGTGGCTGCCGCGCTCAGGGATGCAGGATTTGAGGTCATTTACACCGGATTGAGACAGACCGCGGAGATGATCGTGGAAGCAGCCATTCAGGAGGATGTGGATGCCATCGGGATGAGCATCCTCTCCGGTGCGCATATGACCCTGTTTCCTGCGGTTCTGGATTTGCTCAAGAAAAGGAAGTGCGAACATATCCTCGTTTTCGGTGGAGGGATTATCCCGGATGAGGACATTGCTAAATTGGAGAAAAAAGGAGTGGGAAAGCTTTTTACTCCGGGAGCTACGACTGGAGAGATAATCGAATATCTGAATAAAGCCTTAAAAGAGGGAAGGAAAGAAGAGGCGGTTTTTTAG
- a CDS encoding acyl-CoA dehydrogenase family protein, translating to MTFNLDEKQQAVRDLAKEFGEKYIAPVAVEMDRKPPEFPRELFKKMAEKGFMAFPVNKQYGGLGKSRLEYTTLIEEIAWFDAASAIIMAVNNLAGYPIETFGSEEQKKKYLPKMCSGEMVGAFALTEPNAGSDAGNQQTTAKLEGDSYVLNGEKIFITSGNVADITVIIAKTEDKVSAFLVEGKTPGFTSEVLKWKMGLRASTTARLKLNNVRIPKENLLGEVGKGFRIALVTLDGARIGVAAQALGIAQRAFDESIKYSKTRVQFGAPIAKLQAIQWMIADMGTRLEAARMLTYKAAMMDDKGEKISREAAQAKLYTSEASNFIVDRAMQIHGGYGYIGEFSEIEKLYRDQRITEIYEGTSEVQRLVISSAYLR from the coding sequence ATGACTTTTAATTTAGACGAGAAACAGCAGGCGGTTAGGGATCTGGCAAAGGAGTTCGGCGAGAAATATATCGCACCGGTTGCTGTGGAGATGGACAGAAAACCACCGGAGTTTCCCAGGGAGCTTTTCAAAAAGATGGCGGAAAAGGGATTTATGGCTTTTCCGGTCAATAAGCAATATGGCGGTCTGGGTAAAAGCAGACTCGAATATACTACGCTGATTGAGGAGATAGCCTGGTTTGATGCGGCGTCTGCCATAATTATGGCGGTAAATAACCTAGCAGGTTACCCGATTGAGACCTTCGGTTCTGAGGAGCAGAAGAAAAAGTATCTGCCCAAGATGTGCTCTGGTGAAATGGTCGGCGCTTTTGCCTTGACTGAGCCGAATGCTGGTTCTGATGCCGGCAACCAGCAGACCACAGCCAAACTGGAGGGTGATTCCTATGTGCTCAACGGCGAGAAGATATTCATCACCAGCGGAAACGTGGCAGATATAACCGTGATCATAGCCAAAACTGAGGATAAAGTCTCAGCTTTCTTAGTGGAGGGAAAAACTCCCGGGTTTACTTCAGAGGTTCTAAAATGGAAAATGGGTCTGAGAGCATCGACTACTGCGCGTTTAAAGCTGAATAACGTGAGAATTCCGAAAGAAAATCTCCTGGGCGAGGTAGGGAAAGGTTTCAGGATTGCCCTGGTAACTCTGGATGGTGCCAGGATAGGTGTGGCGGCTCAGGCTCTGGGAATTGCCCAGAGGGCTTTTGACGAGTCGATAAAATACTCCAAAACCAGGGTGCAGTTCGGAGCGCCAATTGCCAAACTGCAGGCGATCCAGTGGATGATTGCAGATATGGGTACCCGTTTAGAGGCTGCACGAATGCTGACTTACAAGGCCGCGATGATGGATGATAAAGGAGAGAAGATCTCCAGGGAAGCTGCCCAGGCCAAGCTGTATACGTCTGAGGCTTCCAATTTCATCGTGGACCGGGCAATGCAGATTCACGGCGGGTACGGCTATATCGGCGAATTTTCCGAGATCGAGAAGCTCTACCGGGATCAGAGGATTACCGAGATCTACGAAGGCACCTCAGAGGTGCAGAGACTGGTTATTTCGAGCGCGTACTTGAGATAA